The Pseudomonas graminis region GCCGAGCGCACCAGCGGGTCGAAGATGCTGCCGATGGCTTCTTCCGCAATCGGCTCGCCGTCGTTGTGCACCGAGAGGCTCACGTGGTTTTCGCTGCCGGTGAGCGTGACGGTGACCCGACGCGTCGCCGCGCCATGCTGCAAGGCGTTGCCAATCAGGTTCTGCAGCAACTGCGCGATGCGTGCCTGATCCCACTCGCCCCGGGTCTCACCGGTGCTGGTGAACACTGCGTTGCAATCGGGCTGCCCCGCCGTGGCCGCGTCAATGGCTTCACGGCAGGCGAGGGTCATCTCCATCGGCTTGCGTTCGACCGGCAACGTGACGCCGAGACGGCTTCGAACGAACTCCAGCAAATCGCTGATCATCGTTCCCATCAACAGACTGCTGCTCTTGATGCGCTTGATATACGCAAGATCGGCGTCCGTCAGCGCGGTTTTGCGCATCAGCACTTCGGACGACATGCCGATGGCCTGCAAGGGCGCGCGCAGGTCGTGGCCGAGAATGGCGAGAAAGATGTCACGGGAACGCGTCACGCGATCGGCGTAGGCGGCCGTCGACTCGGCCAGGGCTTCGTCGATGGCTTCGTTGAAGCGAATCATGTCAGTGAGGTGACTGGCCTGTGGTTCTTTCTGGCTTTCTGCCCAAAAGCGCACGACCGTGGCCCGAAGGTGACGGAATTCAGACGTCATCTGCACCAGATCAAACCCGACGATATGCCGCAGCTCACCATGACTGGAGGCGGCCTGATCGAGTGTCGGGGTTTTGCCGATGTCTTCGCCCTGAGCCTTGGCGATGCGCTCGGCTTTGGTCTGGGCGGTGTTCATGTCACGGGCCGCCGCGAGAAGGATCGCCTCGGCGTGGTCGCGCAGCTCGACTGAACTCATCTGGGCGGCTGCGGGCGTCAGCGTGGCCGCAAACCGTTCCCACTCATCGACGATGCGATCCACATTCTGAACGATGAAGTCCGAAAGACGCATGGGGGACTACCTTGCTGGCGGGGCGCTGAATGAGAGCGCGCATAGTACCGCCATGTTGTTGCAGGAAGCATCACGCATTTGCGTGCGCTTCCTTTTAGCGTCGGCTTGCCGTCCAGTTGAAGCGCTGTCAGGCAGCCAAAACAAGCCATGTAGGAGACCGGGGTCGCGCTCCGCCGTGCTCACCAAGGCGGCATTTCAGCCACTGAAAGGGTGGGTGGATGCGCCGGCCCCTTCGCGAGCAAGCTCGCTCCCACAAGGAAGTGAGTTCTCCGCTTAGAACAGAAAATACCGCTGCGCCATCGGCAAGACCTCGGCCGGTTCGCACCACAACAGCACGCCGTCCGCCTTGACCTGATAGGTCTGCGGGTCGACGTCGATGTTCGGCAGGTAGTCGTTGTGGATGAGGTCGGCTTTGGTCACGCTGCGGCAGCCCTTCACCACGCCGATCTGTTTCTTCAGCCCCAGCTGCTCCGGAACGCCGGCATCAAAGGCCGCCTGGCTGATGAAGGTCAGGCTGCTGGCGTGCAACGAGCTGCCGTAGCTGGCGAACATCGGGCGGTAGTGAACCGGCTGCGGGGTCGGGATCGAGGCGTTGGCGTCGCCCATCAGACTCGCGGCAATCGACCCGCCTTTGAGGATCAGCGTCGGTTTCACGCCGAAGAAAGCCGGGCGCCAGAGCACCAGGTCAGCCCATTTGCCCACTTCCACCGAGCCCACTTCATGGCTGATGCCGTGGGTGATCGCCGGGTTGATGGTGTATTTGGCGATGTAGCGTTTGGCGCGGAAGTTGTCATTTCCCTCGCCGTCACCAGGCAATGGCCCGCGCTGGCGTTTCATTTTGTCGGCGGTCTGCCAGGTGCGCATGATCACTTCGCCGACGCGGCCCATGGCCTGGCTGTCGGAGCTGAGCATCGAGAATGCGCCCAGATCATGAAGAATGTCCTCGGCGGCAATGGTTTCGCGGCGGATGCGGCTCTCGGCGAACGCGACGTCTTCGGCGATGCTCGGGTCCAAGTGATGGCAGACCATCAGCATGTCCAGGTGCTCGTCGATGGTGTTGCGGGTGAACGGCCGGGTCGGGTTGGTCGAGCTCGGCAGCACGTTAGGGAAGCCGCAGGCCTTGATGATGTCCGGTGCGTGACCGCCGCCGGCGCCTTCGGTGTGGTAGGTGTGAATGGTGCGGTTCTTGAACGCCGCCAGGGTGGTTTCGACGAAGCCGGATTCGTTCAGGGTGTCGGTGTGGATCGCCACCTGCACGTCGTACTGATCAGCAACGCTCAGGCAGTTGTCGATGGCCGCCGGCGTGGTGCCCCAGTCTTCGTGCAGCTTGAGGCCGATGGCGCCGGCCTTGACCTGCTCGATCAGCGGCTCGGGCAGGCTGACGTTGCCTTTGCCGGTGAAGCCGATGTTCATGGGGAACGCTTCGGCGGCCTGCAGCATGCGCATCATGTGCCACTTGCCGGGCGTGACCGTGGTCGCGTTGGTGCCTGTCGCGGGGCCGGTGCCGCCGCCGATCATGGTGGTGACGCCGCTCATCAACGCTTCTTCGATCTGCTGCGGGCAGATGAAGTGGATGTGGGTGTCGACGCCGCCGGCGGTGAGGATCATGCCTTCGCCCGCAATCACTTCGGTCGCAGCGCCGATGGCGATGGTCACGCCGGGCTGGATGTCCGGGTTGCCGGCCTTGCCGATGGCCGCGATGCGCCCGTCCTTGAGGCCGACGTCGGCTTTGACGATGCCCCAGTGATCGACGATCAGTGCGTTGGTGATCAGCGTGTCGACGACTTCGGCAGCCACGCCCTGGCCCTGGCCCATGCCGTCACGAATGACCTTGCCACCGCCGAACTTCACTTCCTCGCCATAGACGGTGAAATCCTGCTCGACCTCGATCCACAGCTCGGTGTCGGCCAGACGCACACGGTCGCCGACAGTGGGGCCGAACATGTCGGCGTAGGCTTGTCGGCTGATCTTCATACTTCGTTCCTCGAATCAAAGCGGCAAGCCTCAAGCGGCAAGCTGCAAGTAAAAGCGAATGTTGTGTACGCCGCGGACTGCTGTGATTGGCGCTTGTGGCTTGGCGCTTGCAGCTTGACCTGGCTGGAAAGTGGACGCGTTTTACAGTTCACCCATAACTCTTCCGGCAAACCCGAAAACCCGCCGCAACCCGGCCAGGTCCACCAGTTCCACTTCCCGCGCCTGCCCTGGCTCGAAGCGCACGGCGGTGCCGGCCGGGATGTTCAGGCGCATGCCCCGGCTGGCGGCGCGGTCGAAGGTCAGGGCGTCGTTGGTCTCGAAAAAATGAAAGTGCGAGCCGACCTGAATCGGCCGGTCGCCGCTGTTGGCGACGCTCAGGGTGATGGTGCGGCGA contains the following coding sequences:
- a CDS encoding urease subunit beta, yielding MIPGEYQIQPGDIELNAGRRTITLSVANSGDRPIQVGSHFHFFETNDALTFDRAASRGMRLNIPAGTAVRFEPGQAREVELVDLAGLRRVFGFAGRVMGEL
- a CDS encoding sensor histidine kinase translates to MRLSDFIVQNVDRIVDEWERFAATLTPAAAQMSSVELRDHAEAILLAAARDMNTAQTKAERIAKAQGEDIGKTPTLDQAASSHGELRHIVGFDLVQMTSEFRHLRATVVRFWAESQKEPQASHLTDMIRFNEAIDEALAESTAAYADRVTRSRDIFLAILGHDLRAPLQAIGMSSEVLMRKTALTDADLAYIKRIKSSSLLMGTMISDLLEFVRSRLGVTLPVERKPMEMTLACREAIDAATAGQPDCNAVFTSTGETRGEWDQARIAQLLQNLIGNALQHGAATRRVTVTLTGSENHVSLSVHNDGEPIAEEAIGSIFDPLVRSANEKAGVHNPSTSLGLGLFIVKEVVNAHGGGITVVSNVGDGTTFTVELPKKG
- the ureC gene encoding urease subunit alpha, whose product is MKISRQAYADMFGPTVGDRVRLADTELWIEVEQDFTVYGEEVKFGGGKVIRDGMGQGQGVAAEVVDTLITNALIVDHWGIVKADVGLKDGRIAAIGKAGNPDIQPGVTIAIGAATEVIAGEGMILTAGGVDTHIHFICPQQIEEALMSGVTTMIGGGTGPATGTNATTVTPGKWHMMRMLQAAEAFPMNIGFTGKGNVSLPEPLIEQVKAGAIGLKLHEDWGTTPAAIDNCLSVADQYDVQVAIHTDTLNESGFVETTLAAFKNRTIHTYHTEGAGGGHAPDIIKACGFPNVLPSSTNPTRPFTRNTIDEHLDMLMVCHHLDPSIAEDVAFAESRIRRETIAAEDILHDLGAFSMLSSDSQAMGRVGEVIMRTWQTADKMKRQRGPLPGDGEGNDNFRAKRYIAKYTINPAITHGISHEVGSVEVGKWADLVLWRPAFFGVKPTLILKGGSIAASLMGDANASIPTPQPVHYRPMFASYGSSLHASSLTFISQAAFDAGVPEQLGLKKQIGVVKGCRSVTKADLIHNDYLPNIDVDPQTYQVKADGVLLWCEPAEVLPMAQRYFLF